Proteins encoded within one genomic window of Thermodesulfovibrionales bacterium:
- the ruvB gene encoding Holliday junction branch migration DNA helicase RuvB produces the protein MRQKDTEREITPLRKEGDTQFELTLRPRSLSEFVGQEKLKENLYVFIKAASQRQEPLDHILFSGPPGLGKTTLANIIASELGVNIKTTSGPVLERPGDLAAILTNLSDRDVLFIDEIHRLPRIVEEVLYPAMEDFQLDIIIGQGPSARTLKLNLPRFTLIGATTRTGLLTSPLRDRFGILMRLEFYKPEELTTIVLRSASILGISITREAALEIARRSRGTPRIANRLLRRIRDFAEVKGDGTIDLEIARYGLNALQVDERGLDEMDRKLLKVIIEKFGGGPVGIESLSASLREEKDTIEDVYEPYLMQEGLIERTPRGRLATIQAYEHLGITKTGGLFGP, from the coding sequence CTTAGAAAAGAAGGAGATACACAATTTGAGTTAACCCTGAGGCCAAGGAGTCTTTCTGAATTTGTGGGCCAGGAGAAACTCAAAGAAAATCTTTATGTTTTTATAAAAGCTGCATCTCAGAGGCAGGAGCCCCTTGACCATATACTTTTTTCAGGACCACCAGGGCTGGGAAAGACCACGCTCGCAAATATAATTGCCAGTGAACTAGGAGTAAATATAAAGACCACCTCAGGTCCTGTTCTTGAGAGACCTGGTGATCTTGCTGCAATACTCACCAATCTGTCGGATCGTGATGTGTTGTTTATAGACGAGATCCACAGGCTTCCTAGGATTGTTGAAGAGGTCCTTTATCCAGCTATGGAAGATTTTCAGCTAGATATAATAATAGGCCAGGGGCCAAGTGCAAGGACACTGAAATTGAATCTACCAAGATTCACTCTCATTGGTGCTACAACCAGGACAGGCCTTCTCACCTCACCTCTCAGGGACAGATTCGGGATACTTATGCGACTTGAGTTTTATAAGCCTGAAGAACTCACAACCATTGTTCTCAGGTCTGCAAGTATACTGGGAATCTCTATTACCAGGGAGGCAGCCCTTGAGATAGCGAGGCGCTCAAGAGGAACCCCGAGGATTGCAAACCGGTTACTCAGAAGAATAAGGGATTTTGCTGAGGTTAAAGGAGATGGTACTATTGATCTTGAGATAGCAAGATATGGACTCAATGCCCTTCAGGTTGATGAACGAGGACTTGATGAGATGGATAGAAAACTTCTTAAGGTCATAATAGAAAAATTCGGAGGCGGACCGGTTGGAATAGAGAGTTTATCAGCATCCCTAAGAGAGGAGAAGGATACAATAGAGGACGTATATGAGCCCTACCTTATGCAGGAAGGACTTATAGAGAGAACACCCAGGGGAAGACTTGCTACAATACAGGCCTATGAACATCTTGGTATTACAAAGACTGGAGGACTCTTCGGTCCATGA
- a CDS encoding epoxyqueuosine reductase QueH, with product MRLLLHICCSNCAIYPVSRIRDRGIDFTGLWFNPNIHPYREFSLRLESLKRLSEEWRFPVIYNELYNPRLFLRNIPGLPLEQFSEDTESGEIVFQFTLPQSVRCQHCYRLRLEETAITAKSKGFDAFSTTLLVSPYQNFELIVSTGKEIAEKYNIEFLFEDYRPGYGGAMRISRDMGLYRQKYCGCLFSLAERRCKMEVQKKI from the coding sequence ATGAGGCTCCTGCTTCATATATGCTGCTCTAATTGTGCGATCTATCCTGTGAGTAGGATCAGAGACAGGGGCATAGACTTTACCGGTTTATGGTTCAATCCAAATATCCATCCCTACAGGGAATTTTCGTTGAGGCTTGAATCCCTTAAAAGGCTCTCAGAAGAATGGAGATTTCCTGTAATTTATAATGAGCTATATAATCCGAGATTGTTTTTAAGAAATATACCCGGGCTTCCCTTAGAGCAATTTTCTGAAGATACAGAAAGCGGAGAGATTGTTTTTCAATTCACGCTGCCCCAGTCTGTGCGCTGTCAGCATTGCTACCGTTTGAGGCTTGAAGAGACCGCAATTACAGCAAAAAGTAAGGGATTTGATGCCTTCAGCACCACACTCCTTGTCAGCCCGTACCAGAATTTTGAATTGATAGTTTCTACAGGAAAGGAGATTGCTGAAAAATATAACATTGAATTCCTTTTTGAGGACTACAGACCGGGCTATGGCGGTGCAATGAGGATATCAAGGGATATGGGACTTTACAGACAGAAATACTGTGGATGCCTCTTTTCACTCGCAGAGAGAAGGTGTAAAATGGAGGTGCAGAAAAAGATATGA
- a CDS encoding DUF2905 domain-containing protein has translation MNGIGDLGKFIIIAGFILVGLGFLLLFFEKIPYIGKLPGDIIIRKKNFTFYFPLMTGLILSLILTLIFYIIGRLR, from the coding sequence ATGAATGGCATTGGTGATTTAGGAAAATTCATCATCATTGCAGGCTTTATTCTTGTAGGTCTCGGTTTTCTGCTTTTATTTTTTGAAAAGATTCCCTATATAGGGAAGCTTCCAGGAGACATTATAATCAGAAAAAAGAATTTCACCTTCTATTTTCCTCTAATGACAGGTCTTATACTCAGTCTTATTCTGACACTGATATTTTATATAATAGGAAGACTGAGATAA